A window of Nitrospirota bacterium genomic DNA:
CGATCAGGCGGCGTTATGATTGGCCTGCAGCGGGGATCATCGAGGCCTGTAACGAAGCGGCTAAAAGTGTGGACCAGATTCGTGCCCAGCTAACAAGCCGAGCCGGCAAAGGCGAGAGCAGCGACGCAGACATTCATCAGGCCTTGGCTACGTTGACGGCGGCGCGGATTCTCTACGAAGAACGCGGCAAGTATTTTACTTTGGCCGTTCCTGAAAACCCCTACCTCTAGCTGAGCGTGACCCCGATCCCATCACATCGAGAGCTTATCGGCGACATTGCGCATCTGAACGCCATGCGCGAGCGATGCGCCGCCTCTGATGGCACAGGCGACATGGACGGCTTCTGTCATTTCCTCGATGTTCGACCCCTTCTCCAGGGAAGCCTGCGTATAGGCATCGATACAGTAGGGGCATTGAACCGCGTGGGCGACCGCAAGGGCGATGAGGGCCTTCTCTCGCTCGGTCAAAGCCCCTTCAGCGAAGACGGCGCTGTAGTAGGCCATGAACTTGTCCCAGAGATCCTTGTTCCCCTTGCCCATATCGGAAAACTTCCCCAGATCATGGGGATGATAGTAGGTGTCCATAGGCAACTCCTTGGTCGACGGTTCTGGCCGAGTTTGAGTGCTCCGGAACAAGACCGCTTCAACTGTCACTGCTAGCTTCGGCTGCTAGGCGTTGCTGGGTGGTTCGGGGTCAGCTTGGGTGAGCACCTGCGAAAACCTCGTGCCGACGATACCGGTCACCTTGGCCATGAGGTCGGTGACTTCTTGCCATTCCGTCGGCAACAAATCTTGTTTCAGTTGGGGATGGATCGCCCATTGAGCATCGACTTGTGTTCCCTTTCGGCTCACGAGCACCCGGAGCAGTTCCACATCCTTGTTGTGCGACTCGGTTCCTGTCGCTTGGGGAGAGTTTCCGTTTAATGGTCCTGATGGAGGCGTTGATCGTGCCATTGAGCCAATCTCCTTCACGTGTGTAGTGGGAGATCATACCGCATCAACATTCGGTCTGTATATCTGCCAGCAGGCCTCTAGGGCTAGTCCTGGCTGTTCGCCCATCTCGCTGGATTGGCGTGAGCGTGGCGGGGCTGAGTTCTATGAGTGGGTTAGATCCTCACGGAGTACGTCGAGCATGGACTGATGGATTACCCCGTTACTTGCAACCAGTTCTTGCTCATAGATTGAAAGGGGGGTACCGTTGAAGTCTGTCGCCATTCCCCCGGCTTCTCGGAGGATGACGACTCCCGCCGCCATATCCCAAGGGTTTAGTTTCACTTCCCAAAATCCATCGAATCGGCCGGCCGCAACATAACAGAGGTCTAAAGCCGCCGTTCCCGTGCGCCGCAGCCCCTGCACCTTCAAGGCAAATCGTGCGAAGTGGTCCAAGTTATTATTCGGGGTCTCGCGAATGTCATACGCAAACCCCGTGACAAGAAGCGCCTGATCGAGATGATCCGTGGAGGATACGGAAATGGGTGTCCCGTTGAGTTGGGCTCCGTGGCCGAGCTGCGCGGTGAAGAGTTCATCTCGAGTCGGGTCATAGACCACCCCAATTACTTCACGTTCGTCACATTCCACTCCGATGGACACACAGTAAGCGGGGAATCCGTGGGCGAAGTTGGTCGTACCATCAAGAGGATCGATTATCCATTTATAGCGGGATTGGGCCTGTCCGGTCAGCCCTCGTTCCTCGGCGAGAATGGGGTGGGTTGGGAAGGTCTCGTGGATAACGTCAATGATCCGTTGTTCCGCCTCGTGGTCGGCATCGGTGACCAGATTAATGACCTGTTTATGCTCAATGCGAAATCCAGTACGCGCGGACTTTATGAGAACGGCTCCGGCCTGGCGGGCTGCATCTGTCGCGACGGAAAGGATTCTGTCGAGGGGAATATTGTCACTCTGTGCTGGAGTCATGGGGCGGCATCTTAACACGAGCCCATGTTTCAACCATGCAGAGCGGATAGATCTTTGACGCAGGTCATCCGTTCATCGTGCAGTGAAAGTACATGCTTGCTTGTCACTCTAATAGACTTAACCGAGACCATGTTTAGTAAGCAATGATCAGTTTTAAAGCTATCATGCTATGCAAGCAACTAATACAACTTTACCTATTGACTTGCTTTGCAAGCAATGCTATAAAGCAAGCATGCTTCACCTGGGGGCGATTTCGTGGAAGAACTCACCGATATTTTGGTCGGTCTTGAGCAGCGGATTAGCGCGTACAAGAACCGGCTGCAAGAACTTGAAAAGAAACGTCGTCGCTTGGACGACGAAATCGCCACGATCAAAAAATATTTGGAATTGGCAGAAACGCTCTTTCGCGTTGAAGCCGACAAAGCCAAGCTCGCCAGTCTTTCCAGCCAATTCTACTCCGATGAAAAAGGCGGCCGACAACGACCCAATACTGATGTCACGGACCAGTCGAGGGAAATCCTCATGGGCCGGAGTAAGTACTCCGGGAAGAGTGTTTCTGAAGCCGCGTACGAAATGCTCCGCGAGGCGAACCGGTCGATGCATGCAAAAGAACTTGTGCAACGATTGGTCGAAGGGGGTCTCCAGATTAAGGGGAAGACCCCGTTAACATCTGTCGCGACGTCTTTGAAGCGAGATAAGCGGTTCAGGAAAGTGGGGCCGAATACGTTTGAGGCATTGGAAGAAGCCCTGATCCACGCAGTGTAGTGCGACTGGGCCAGTTAGACCTTAAAAGACACGAAGGGGGGTGAGAGTCTTGGCGACGAAGAAAGCAGCAAAGAAGAAGAAGAAGTAGTCCCCGCCTTGATTCTAGCGTCGGGAGCAAGGCCACTTGCTCCCGACGTTAAATCACTTGATCGTTCACCACACGTTATGAATCATCTCGCCTGTTGAGGCGAGACCGCGAGCAGAGTTCCATTGAAAAGGATAGGAGTTAGGAGGCCTGGAGTGCCACCAGCGATGCAAATCGCGGTGCAGCCATGGCCGAGCGTGGTTCGGACGCGGCAACTGGTTCCTCAGCGTTGAGCAATACCCAGCTGTCCGGATGGTTCAGGATCTGTTGAACAAGGCGCGTATGTATCGCATGCCCGGAGCGTTCCGCGATCACATGTCCGATAAAGGGTACGCCGAGTAATGAAAAATCTCCAATCAGGTCCAGAATC
This region includes:
- a CDS encoding winged helix-turn-helix domain-containing protein, which gives rise to MEELTDILVGLEQRISAYKNRLQELEKKRRRLDDEIATIKKYLELAETLFRVEADKAKLASLSSQFYSDEKGGRQRPNTDVTDQSREILMGRSKYSGKSVSEAAYEMLREANRSMHAKELVQRLVEGGLQIKGKTPLTSVATSLKRDKRFRKVGPNTFEALEEALIHAV
- a CDS encoding arsenosugar biosynthesis-associated peroxidase-like protein, which gives rise to MDTYYHPHDLGKFSDMGKGNKDLWDKFMAYYSAVFAEGALTEREKALIALAVAHAVQCPYCIDAYTQASLEKGSNIEEMTEAVHVACAIRGGASLAHGVQMRNVADKLSM
- a CDS encoding inositol monophosphatase family protein, translated to MTPAQSDNIPLDRILSVATDAARQAGAVLIKSARTGFRIEHKQVINLVTDADHEAEQRIIDVIHETFPTHPILAEERGLTGQAQSRYKWIIDPLDGTTNFAHGFPAYCVSIGVECDEREVIGVVYDPTRDELFTAQLGHGAQLNGTPISVSSTDHLDQALLVTGFAYDIRETPNNNLDHFARFALKVQGLRRTGTAALDLCYVAAGRFDGFWEVKLNPWDMAAGVVILREAGGMATDFNGTPLSIYEQELVASNGVIHQSMLDVLREDLTHS